The window CATCTTGAAGCAATTTCATTAATGAAATGCATGCCATTTCGTTTAAATTTATTGATTTAATGGTCAAATCGTGTGTGCTCGGAAATATCGCTTAAGGCTTCTCCTGCTTCATTTGCATAAATATTTTCGCTAGCTAAATCACCAATGGCAATAATCCCTACAATATCTCCATTTTCTAATACAGGAATACGACGAATTTGATGCTGTGACATCATTTTTGCACACTCATGAACATCTGTATCTGTCGTACACGTCACAACATCTGTTGTCATACAGTCATGACAATGTACAGTATTCGTATCTTTTCCATCTGCTACTACATTAACAACAATATCACGGTCTGTAATAATTCCTACTACTTTATTGTTCTCACATACCGGCACTGAACCACACTCGATATCACGCATGATTTTAGCAGCTGCAGTCACAGAATCATGAGGTGCACACACTTTAATATTTGTAGTCATTAATTCTTTTACAGTCTTCATTTCATAACCTCCAATTTTAATTTTGACTTCTTTATTTTCTGTTATCTTCAATAAATTATTCTTATAAAAGTGCTTTATCGTAAAAAAAGAGCCAGACTTTAAAAGTCCAGCTCTTTTAGAAACTATTTTTTTCCTAAACGTTCTTCGATTAAAGTTTCAATGTCGATAGCAATTGTATCGTATGGAACATCTTCAGTACCTGAATAATTTTTTACTGCAATCCCATTTTCATCTACTAAGTAAAAGGACGATCCGTGCACAACTTGATCGCCTTCGGTTGGCATTTTTACGATTGATTTAAAAGAATTCACTGCAAATTGCTCAATCCATTTTTGGTCATATCCAGTTACTAAACTCCATTTCGATTCATCCGGTACTGTAAAGTGACTTAAATAATTTGAAAGTACTTCGGGAGAGTCGGTTGCAGGGTCAACTGAGAAACCTACAATATTATAATCTTCAACCCCACGTTCTTCAAGTTTCGTTTGAATTTCTGTCATATTAAATGTCATTGGCTGACAAATGGTTGTACAGTTTGTAAAAATGAACATAGCTAACCAAGGCTTCCCTTTTAAACTTTCAAGCGTTACTTCTTCACCTTTATGATTGGTTACAGTAAAATCATCAATTACATATTCTGTGTCTGCTTTAAATTTATAATTACTACATGCACTTAAGGCAACAGACAGAATTAATATTCCGATAAGGCCCACTAATTTCTTATTCAACAGTATTCAACTCCTCTTTACTCCTTTCATCTTATCGGAATACTTTGAAACGTACAACCAATCAATTTCATTCATATCGAACAAATTTGTGAAGAAAGCACTTATTTACTAGAATAATTTAATTCTCTTATTGGTGGTTCATTGAGATGAGAGCCGTGTGAATCGCCTCAAGTTTGGTTTCAATACGGTATAACAAGTAAAATGAAACCACTATCGGAAAACCAATTTCTTGAATCAATCGAACCCATTCCTCCATCAGCCTACCCTCCTTTAATAAAAAAGCCGACAAAATCATGTTGTGGATTTTGTCGGCTAACTCTTGTAAATGAATGACTTTAAGCTATTTCTATTTCAGAAACAGTTCGTTCCACAATACGCGCTTGATTGATAGCGACTAGACTACTTCCGCTATTATGAAAAATATTAGCGGAAATAATGGTTTGCATCACAGTTTCAACTTCAAGAGCGGTCAAATCTTCCCTCGGCTGGTCCACTGTTAATGTCATGGTTTTTCCGTTGGATGTGTCAAATTTCAATTCTAATACTTGTGTCATTTAATTCTCTCCTTCAAGTTAGTGTTTACATATCAACTGTTTCAGTTAATATTTTTTTCGTTAAAGACAATTCATAGTTTGAAAGACTTGCTAGAGCTTGAGCTACATCTAATACTTGAGAAGCTTCAACATTGTCGCGAACGTTACGGTAGGTTTTTGAAGTTACAATTGCTTTTCCAGATTCATCAACACCTGTTACATAAGAAAGTCTTAATGTTGCATTGTCAAAGTTAAATGATGCCATGCTTATCACCTCCTCTCACTTATTAAATATCTTTTTTCTTCAAAAAAAGAGACATTTAAAGTGAAAACTTTTCTTGTTCCTTTTATAATAAGAAATAGTGAAATTAAAGAGGTGAACGGTTTGAACTTGGAAGGTTGGTTTTTGTGGTTTATCCTATTTTGGGTCTTCGTCCTGATTACCCTTATGGGAATAGGCGGATTCTTTATGTTCCGCAAATTTTTAAAGGCATTGCCAAAAAAAGACGGGAAGTCCGATTTGGACTGGCAGAATTACTATCTAGATAAAACAATTCATTTATGGGGAGAAGATACAAAAGAATTACTAAATGAATTGGTAAGCCCCGTACCTGATTTATTTCGTCAAGTTGCAAAGGAGAAGATTGCCGGAAAAATTGGTGAGATTGCTTTAAAAGAAAAGGCTAAATTGATTACACATGACCTTCTAATTCGAGGTTATATTTTAGCAACTCCAAAACGTGATCATAAGTTTTTAAGAAAAAAACTAGATGAATTAAATATTGATGTTACTCCTTATGAACATTTTTTTGAGTAACATTACCTACATAACACTAAACGGGACCTTCATAAATAGAAGATCCCGTTTTGTTTAAGCAGTTATTAAAGTTTTTTCAATTTTCTTATATCGGAATAACATGGCAAGTCTCCATGGCCATAGCATTGAAAAGGCAAGTATCCAAAACATTCCAGCTAATTCAAAGACATCAAATGAATCTGAAAGGTATACTTTCATTATTACTCGCAGAATTAATAAACCGGCCAATATAAAGAAAAATGCCTTTGAGCGTTTCATAAAAATTTCGGTATTCCGAACTTCAAATTTTGAAGTAGCAATCAATACCGTAGAAAATACAACCCCTACAGCAACCGCTTCTAAAATTTGAATTGGTGATACATGGAACTCCTCAAAAATAAACATTAATCCTCCAGAAGACATGGCAATTGGAGGGATTAGTATTTTTTTTGCGTTAACAGGTTTCTTTTGGGAACGAATACGTACAAACATTACAAATAAACCCATTAAAAATGCCATAACTGTTGATCCAATAATAAAATATTGAGAAGGTATATTTGCTAACATAACTCTTCCCTCCTCTGTAAATCTCTCTCTCATGGTATTATCATTACCTGAATTGATACTTTATATCCAATTAAGGTGAATAAGATAAATAACGTATTGATAATACCCTATTTATAAAAATTTTTCCACACTAAGCATATTAAGATAATTCTTTTTTTTTATTCCCATCTTGCAATGATTCTCAAATACAAAAAACCTGCTATTTGATAGCAGGTTTCATACTCTAAAGCTCCTCATAACCTAAAATATTATTGACAACCGTTTTTAATTGATTTTTTTCAAAAGGTTTGGTGATAAAGTCTTTTGCGCCAGCCTCTATAGCTTCAACAATTATTCTCTGTTGTCCAAGTGCTGTCATCATAATTATATTAGCAGCTGGATGTGCAGGAATTATTTCTTTTACCGCATCTAATCCAGACATACCGGGCATTGTAATATCCATCGTAACAAGATCTGGCTTATATTTGTCGTACAGTTCGACAGCTTCTCTCCCATTAGAAGCTTCTCCAACGATATCAAAGCCCCACTCTTTAAACATATTACCGACTGCAACTCTCATAAAAAGTGCGTCATCAACTATTAATACTGTTGGCATTCTTCATTCCCCTTTTTAATAAATCAATCTATACTTTGTTGTTAAAAGTTACTTAGAAATTTTTGATTAGAAGCCAGTGAATCCACCAAAAATTGGAGAAAGTATGCGAATAATATAATCTAAGCCATTAAAGAATAGTAAAATACCTACAGCGATCATGATATATCCGCCAACCTTAACGATTTTTTGACTATTTTTACGAATCCATCCTAGTTTTGAGATAAAGAACGATAAAACAAAGAATGGAATAGCAAAGCCAAAGTAATAAGCAAGCATATACCAAATACCTGATTCGGGATTTGCTCCAGCCAACGCAATAATGGATGCTAGGATTGGGCCTGTACAAGGTGTCCAACCTGCTGCAAATGCAATTCCAATCAATAAAGACCCAAAGTAACCAGATGGTCTATTTTTAAACTGAAATTTACGATCCTTCATTAAAAAGTCAATTTGTAATAAACCAACGATCATTAGACCGAATACGACAATTAGAATTGCCCCAATTTGTCTCATCAAAACTTGATAATTGAGGAAAAACTCTTTAGCTAATGAAGCACTAAAGCCAATAGCAATAAAAATAATAGAAAAACCAATTAAAAAGAATAACGTATGTAAAATTGCACGTTTTTGCAGCATACCTTTTTCATTTTTTAGTTCATCATAGCTCATACCTGTTATATACGATAGGAAGGCCGGATAGAGTGGTAACGTACATGGGGAGATAAAGCTTAAAAATCCCGCACCAAACGCTAAAAAGACATTCACATCTGTGTTCATGGTGTTCTCTCCTTACAATTAATGTCTTCATAGTACCAAAATTTCTCTATAAATGCTTTGAAATGGCTATGAAGATTTTTTGTCTAAAATGTGTAAGAAATGTGAATTGAAACGAAAACGACTCTAGTTACATAAAATCATACCATATACAATTAAAAAGCAATACAAAATTCTAATAATTCAATAAAGTTTATAAGTCCAAATCAACCGTTTTTTGTTGAAGTTGAATTCTCTTTTTCGTTTCAAAGATAGTAGAGAAGGTAAAAATTAATATCGATAACCAAATAAACATAAATGAAATTAATTCAGTTTTCGTAAATGGTTCCTTATACAATACAATCCCCAATACAAGCACTATTGTAGGAGTCATATATTGAATAAAACCAATTACATACTGAGGTAGTAGCTTCGCACCATTAGCAAATAATACCAGTGGAATTGCTGTTACAATTCCTCCAAGGACAAGAATCAGGTCTGTCTGCCAGTTCAGCTGTAAAAAAGTAGCTTTATTAGTAGACATAATATAAATATAGTAAACTATCGCTACTGGAAGCATAAACAGCGTTTCTATCACTAGGCCACGAGTTGCATTTAATGTGATTTGTTTTTTTAATGCACTATAACTAGCAAAGCTAAATGCAATTAACAATGCTATCCAGGGAACTTCTCCATAACCGATAGTAAGTGATAATACACCAATAAACGCAACGATAACAGCACTAATTTGAAGCTTGGACAGTTTTTCTTTAAAGAATATCATGCCAAAAACAACAGTTATTAATGGATTAATATAATAACCCAGACTAGCATCAACCACATGATTATTGTTTACTGCGAATATATATAGAAACCAGTTACAGGATATGACAAAGGAAGCTGATAATAAGGACAAGAATAATTTTTTGTCTTTCCATAATAATTTTAGATCCTCTAATAATAATTGTCTCTGTTTGATAATGATGATAAAGAGATATGTAAACACAAATGACCAAATAACCCTGGAAACCAATACTTCTAAACTATCGACATGGGCAAGTAGTTTCCAATAGAGTGGAAAGATTCCCCATATAGCATATGCAGCGACTGCATAAAGAATCCCCTTACGATCAATATTCATTTTGACACCTTCTTAATTTTTTTGCTTTGTTAAAGCTAAACCAATTATAGTCCTCGGAAAAATTGAAGTAAATGGAATTTTATAGGTACGATACCGAAGAACTAAAAAGGGGTGCACCCTATAAGTGACATCCCTTTTTAGAAATTATTCAACAATTCCATTTTGCAATAAATACATTTTATGATATAACCCTTTTTGTGTTAGAAGCTCTTGATGTGTCCCTCTTTCAACAATTTCTCCCTGATGTAAGACTAAAATTTGTTCAGCATCTTGGATTGTTGACAGTCGATGAGCAATTGCAATGGTTGTTCGACCTTTTCTCATCTTTTCTAAAGAAGATTGAATCGCAACCTCAGTTTCAGTGTCGATAGAGGCTGTAGCTTCATCTAAAACCAAAATCTTGGGATTTGTTGCAATTGTACGTGCAAATGCAACAAGCTGTCGTTGCCCACTTGAGAAAGTAGAACCGCGCTCAGAAACTCTTTGTTCGTATTTGCTTGGCAATTGCTCGATAAATTTATCTGCCTGTACAAATTCTGCAGCTGCAACAACATGGTTCTTAGTTAAGCTTGGATTAAACAACTTAATATTACTTTCGATTGTTCCATAGAAAAGGAATGGATCTTGGAGTACTAAACCGAGTTTGTTTCTTAACTCTTGCTTACTGTAGGATTTAATAGATTTTCCATCTAGTAAAATATCGCCTTTCTCAAACTCATAGAATCGCATTAACAAATTGATAATCGAGCTTTTTCCACTTCCTGTATGCCCCACTAATGCAATCGT is drawn from Lysinibacillus sp. SGAir0095 and contains these coding sequences:
- a CDS encoding cytochrome c biogenesis CcdA family protein, with the translated sequence MNTDVNVFLAFGAGFLSFISPCTLPLYPAFLSYITGMSYDELKNEKGMLQKRAILHTLFFLIGFSIIFIAIGFSASLAKEFFLNYQVLMRQIGAILIVVFGLMIVGLLQIDFLMKDRKFQFKNRPSGYFGSLLIGIAFAAGWTPCTGPILASIIALAGANPESGIWYMLAYYFGFAIPFFVLSFFISKLGWIRKNSQKIVKVGGYIMIAVGILLFFNGLDYIIRILSPIFGGFTGF
- the rarD gene encoding EamA family transporter RarD, which produces MNIDRKGILYAVAAYAIWGIFPLYWKLLAHVDSLEVLVSRVIWSFVFTYLFIIIIKQRQLLLEDLKLLWKDKKLFLSLLSASFVISCNWFLYIFAVNNNHVVDASLGYYINPLITVVFGMIFFKEKLSKLQISAVIVAFIGVLSLTIGYGEVPWIALLIAFSFASYSALKKQITLNATRGLVIETLFMLPVAIVYYIYIMSTNKATFLQLNWQTDLILVLGGIVTAIPLVLFANGAKLLPQYVIGFIQYMTPTIVLVLGIVLYKEPFTKTELISFMFIWLSILIFTFSTIFETKKRIQLQQKTVDLDL
- a CDS encoding response regulator gives rise to the protein MPTVLIVDDALFMRVAVGNMFKEWGFDIVGEASNGREAVELYDKYKPDLVTMDITMPGMSGLDAVKEIIPAHPAANIIMMTALGQQRIIVEAIEAGAKDFITKPFEKNQLKTVVNNILGYEEL
- a CDS encoding YvrJ family protein, which produces MEEWVRLIQEIGFPIVVSFYLLYRIETKLEAIHTALISMNHQ
- a CDS encoding DUF2621 domain-containing protein, with protein sequence MNLEGWFLWFILFWVFVLITLMGIGGFFMFRKFLKALPKKDGKSDLDWQNYYLDKTIHLWGEDTKELLNELVSPVPDLFRQVAKEKIAGKIGEIALKEKAKLITHDLLIRGYILATPKRDHKFLRKKLDELNIDVTPYEHFFE
- a CDS encoding DUF2922 domain-containing protein — protein: MTQVLELKFDTSNGKTMTLTVDQPREDLTALEVETVMQTIISANIFHNSGSSLVAINQARIVERTVSEIEIA
- a CDS encoding DUF1659 domain-containing protein → MASFNFDNATLRLSYVTGVDESGKAIVTSKTYRNVRDNVEASQVLDVAQALASLSNYELSLTKKILTETVDM
- a CDS encoding SCO family protein, which encodes MNKKLVGLIGILILSVALSACSNYKFKADTEYVIDDFTVTNHKGEEVTLESLKGKPWLAMFIFTNCTTICQPMTFNMTEIQTKLEERGVEDYNIVGFSVDPATDSPEVLSNYLSHFTVPDESKWSLVTGYDQKWIEQFAVNSFKSIVKMPTEGDQVVHGSSFYLVDENGIAVKNYSGTEDVPYDTIAIDIETLIEERLGKK
- a CDS encoding CcdC family protein produces the protein MLANIPSQYFIIGSTVMAFLMGLFVMFVRIRSQKKPVNAKKILIPPIAMSSGGLMFIFEEFHVSPIQILEAVAVGVVFSTVLIATSKFEVRNTEIFMKRSKAFFFILAGLLILRVIMKVYLSDSFDVFELAGMFWILAFSMLWPWRLAMLFRYKKIEKTLITA
- a CDS encoding CBS domain-containing protein, with product MKTVKELMTTNIKVCAPHDSVTAAAKIMRDIECGSVPVCENNKVVGIITDRDIVVNVVADGKDTNTVHCHDCMTTDVVTCTTDTDVHECAKMMSQHQIRRIPVLENGDIVGIIAIGDLASENIYANEAGEALSDISEHTRFDH